A genomic region of Barnesiella viscericola DSM 18177 contains the following coding sequences:
- a CDS encoding mechanosensitive ion channel family protein, which produces MLKSIENSFHQIAGLFFPGTEVWHTIVYVVLIILVAIVCDLVCKLLINKLLLPVIRRTRFEWDDHLYDKQVVARLAALAPAFILYAFLPSAFDVDNSWSVLIERICKVYIIALILRFLNGMLNAIHDILSEKEELRYYPVKGGIQTLQVILFSIGFISIIGTIIDESPARLFAGLGASAAVLMLIFKDTILGFVAGIQLSANNMLHKGDWITAPAHNANGIVQDVTLNTVKVLNFDNTITTIPPYALVSGSFTNWRSMFEGGGRRIMRQILLDVNSIEFLDKERLRGFEHNHLIGEFVSQRLQAISAARAADNLFQVEELRVTNSLLFRVYLENYIRQMGKSNPDMLYMVRYLPMAEKGLPVELYLFSTEKTWKAYEGVAADLMDHTLGIIKEFGLRLYQAPGSYDFQLFKERFS; this is translated from the coding sequence ATGTTGAAGTCAATAGAAAATTCGTTTCATCAAATTGCCGGCCTGTTCTTCCCGGGGACGGAGGTATGGCATACGATTGTGTATGTCGTGTTGATTATACTGGTAGCAATCGTTTGTGACTTGGTATGCAAACTATTGATAAACAAGTTGCTGCTTCCGGTTATTCGTCGCACCCGGTTTGAATGGGACGACCATCTGTACGACAAACAGGTCGTGGCTCGACTGGCAGCCCTGGCTCCGGCCTTTATCCTCTATGCCTTTTTACCCTCGGCCTTTGATGTGGATAACAGTTGGTCCGTGTTGATAGAACGCATCTGCAAAGTCTATATCATAGCCTTGATTCTTCGTTTCCTGAACGGTATGCTGAATGCCATTCACGATATTTTAAGTGAGAAGGAAGAGTTGCGCTATTACCCGGTAAAAGGAGGAATACAGACCTTGCAGGTGATACTCTTCTCCATCGGTTTTATCAGCATCATAGGTACGATTATCGATGAATCGCCGGCACGTCTGTTTGCCGGGTTGGGTGCTTCGGCAGCCGTGTTGATGTTGATTTTCAAAGATACGATACTGGGGTTCGTGGCCGGTATACAACTGTCGGCCAACAACATGTTGCACAAAGGCGACTGGATTACGGCTCCGGCTCATAACGCCAACGGTATCGTGCAAGACGTTACGCTCAATACGGTGAAGGTATTGAATTTCGACAATACCATTACGACTATCCCTCCTTATGCACTGGTGTCGGGCTCGTTTACCAACTGGCGCAGTATGTTTGAGGGTGGGGGGCGACGCATCATGCGGCAGATTTTGCTCGACGTCAACAGTATCGAATTTCTGGACAAGGAGCGGCTTCGAGGCTTTGAGCATAACCATCTGATTGGCGAGTTTGTTTCCCAGCGGTTGCAGGCAATTTCAGCGGCTCGCGCTGCCGATAACCTGTTTCAGGTCGAGGAGTTGCGGGTTACCAACAGCCTGTTGTTTCGAGTCTATCTCGAAAACTATATCCGACAAATGGGAAAATCAAACCCTGACATGCTTTACATGGTTCGTTACTTGCCGATGGCCGAAAAAGGCCTACCGGTAGAGCTCTATCTCTTCTCGACCGAAAAGACCTGGAAGGCTTACGAAGGGGTTGCAGCCGATTTGATGGACCACACGCTGGGGATAATAAAAGAGTTTGGACTGAGACTCTATCAAGCTCCCGGGAGCTATGATTTTCAATTGTTTAAAGAGCGATTCTCATAA
- a CDS encoding secondary thiamine-phosphate synthase enzyme YjbQ has translation MIRTIEIQLPHHERGYHLVTAEIFNRLPQLPEVGLLHLFIKHTSAALTINENADPDVRNDFASFFDRIVPDGAPYFRHVYEGDDDMSAHIKASLLGASLTIPIKGGRPNLGTWQGIYLCEFRNDGGSRRITATIVG, from the coding sequence ATGATTCGAACCATAGAGATACAATTACCCCATCACGAGCGGGGATACCATTTGGTAACCGCCGAAATTTTCAACCGTCTTCCTCAATTACCCGAGGTCGGTTTATTACACCTCTTTATCAAACACACCTCGGCGGCCTTAACCATCAATGAGAATGCCGACCCCGATGTCCGCAACGATTTTGCCTCGTTTTTCGACCGGATTGTTCCCGACGGAGCACCGTATTTCCGTCATGTCTACGAAGGTGACGACGACATGTCGGCCCACATCAAGGCATCGCTTCTGGGTGCTTCACTGACCATTCCCATCAAGGGCGGGCGTCCCAACCTGGGTACCTGGCAGGGTATCTATCTGTGTGAGTTCCGCAACGACGGAGGCTCACGACGCATTACGGCGACCATTGTCGGATAA
- a CDS encoding IS1096 element passenger TnpR family protein: protein MIYKFRIVSDEVDNFRREICIDSDATFLDLHDAILDSVGFTKDQMTSFFICDDDWEKKTEITLVDMGKDSDEDTWIMSSTRLSELIEDEGQRLVFVFDYMTDRMFFMELKEIETGKDLDAPICTRKEGNPPQQTMDFEELEKKNAANSSSDLDEDFYGDETYDPSELDEEGFADLNMMDDDYTL from the coding sequence ATGATCTATAAATTCAGAATTGTTTCGGACGAAGTTGACAATTTCAGACGGGAAATCTGCATAGACTCCGATGCCACCTTTCTCGATTTGCACGATGCCATACTCGACTCGGTGGGCTTTACCAAAGACCAAATGACCTCGTTTTTCATTTGTGACGACGATTGGGAGAAAAAGACAGAGATTACTCTCGTGGATATGGGTAAGGATTCCGACGAAGACACGTGGATCATGTCATCGACCCGCCTGAGCGAGCTCATCGAAGACGAGGGGCAACGGCTGGTTTTCGTGTTTGACTACATGACCGACCGCATGTTCTTCATGGAATTGAAGGAGATTGAGACAGGGAAAGACTTGGACGCTCCTATTTGCACTCGCAAAGAAGGGAATCCGCCTCAACAGACCATGGATTTCGAAGAGTTGGAGAAGAAGAACGCAGCCAACAGCTCATCGGACCTCGACGAAGATTTCTATGGCGATGAAACCTACGACCCCTCGGAACTTGACGAAGAGGGATTTGCCGACCTTAATATGATGGACGACGATTATACCCTGTAA
- a CDS encoding outer membrane beta-barrel protein: MAALAAFVLTNVNAQEKYKPEAMTVSTELNYSPGGASDGGFTLPEYGAKVRLHLNENMAVRLKLGLNTNSTKTTTFTENGDTKIESYDRTSQTTFSIMPGFEYHFTKYERISPYVGGEIGLLTRMQKGKQDNSESDDRTETKRPGLGFGVNVFTGVDVYLCKGLYLGFELGLGYESMNTQRGTTTIVSGSTTNENKGNQATLESAFGFHATPSLRVGWCF, from the coding sequence GTGGCAGCTTTGGCAGCCTTCGTACTGACTAACGTGAATGCACAAGAAAAGTACAAACCCGAAGCAATGACGGTTTCGACTGAATTGAATTACTCTCCCGGCGGTGCCAGTGACGGAGGTTTCACATTACCCGAGTATGGAGCAAAAGTCCGTTTACATCTGAACGAGAACATGGCTGTACGTTTGAAATTGGGATTGAACACAAACTCTACCAAAACAACCACCTTCACCGAGAATGGGGATACCAAAATAGAGAGTTACGATCGCACGAGCCAAACAACCTTCTCAATTATGCCCGGTTTTGAATACCACTTTACCAAATATGAAAGAATATCTCCTTATGTAGGTGGTGAAATCGGTCTGCTCACGAGAATGCAGAAGGGAAAACAAGACAATTCGGAAAGTGACGACAGAACCGAAACGAAGCGTCCGGGCCTGGGATTTGGCGTCAATGTCTTTACCGGTGTCGATGTTTATCTGTGCAAGGGCCTCTATTTAGGATTTGAGTTGGGCTTGGGATATGAATCCATGAATACCCAAAGAGGTACTACTACAATAGTAAGTGGTTCGACCACAAACGAAAACAAGGGGAATCAAGCCACTTTGGAAAGCGCATTCGGATTCCACGCTACCCCGTCGCTGCGCGTAGGCTGGTGCTTCTGA
- the lpxA gene encoding acyl-ACP--UDP-N-acetylglucosamine O-acyltransferase, translated as MKQPLAYVHPDAKIANNVVIEPFVTIDKNVVIGEGTHIGSNVTILEGARIGKNCRIFPGAVISAIPQDLKFQGEETTVEIGDNTTLRECVTVNRGTAAKGKTVVGSNCLIMAYSHIAHDCVVGDHVIISNATQVAGEVDIDNYAVIGGGTLIHQFSHIGAHVMIQGGSLVNKDIPPYIKVGRNPISYAGINSIGLRRRNFSNETICNIQEIYRYLYQSAMNHTEALERIEAELPATKERDEVVLFVRNSKRGIIKGYL; from the coding sequence ATGAAACAACCGTTAGCATACGTACACCCCGATGCAAAGATTGCCAACAATGTGGTAATCGAGCCGTTTGTTACAATCGATAAAAATGTAGTTATCGGCGAGGGTACTCACATAGGTTCGAATGTGACTATCTTGGAAGGGGCCCGCATCGGAAAGAATTGCCGGATTTTCCCGGGTGCAGTCATTTCGGCCATTCCGCAGGATTTGAAATTCCAGGGCGAAGAGACCACCGTAGAGATTGGCGACAATACCACGCTGCGCGAATGTGTAACCGTCAATCGAGGAACTGCCGCCAAGGGGAAAACCGTGGTGGGTAGCAACTGCCTGATTATGGCCTATTCGCATATCGCTCACGATTGTGTAGTGGGTGACCATGTCATCATCTCAAACGCCACGCAAGTGGCCGGCGAAGTAGATATCGACAACTATGCCGTTATCGGTGGCGGCACCCTCATTCACCAGTTCAGCCACATCGGCGCACATGTGATGATACAGGGCGGTTCGCTTGTTAACAAGGATATTCCTCCCTACATCAAGGTAGGACGTAATCCCATCTCCTATGCCGGTATCAACTCCATCGGGTTGCGCCGCCGCAATTTCAGCAACGAAACCATCTGCAACATACAGGAAATCTACCGGTATCTTTATCAGTCGGCCATGAACCATACCGAGGCTCTCGAACGTATCGAAGCCGAGTTGCCGGCTACCAAAGAGCGTGACGAGGTAGTCCTGTTTGTACGCAATTCCAAGCGTGGTATTATCAAAGGGTATCTCTAA
- a CDS encoding bifunctional UDP-3-O-[3-hydroxymyristoyl] N-acetylglucosamine deacetylase/3-hydroxyacyl-ACP dehydratase, with protein sequence MKQKTLKSSFSVSGKGLHTGLDITATFLPAPEHHGYKIQRIDLEGQPIIDALAENVVETSRGTVIAEGDAKVSTIEHAMAALYAAEIDNCLIQVNAPELPILDGSAAVYAEEIERCGLVEQNAEREYYLIKSKIELHDEATGSSIVVLPDDEFSINTLISFDSPILSNQFASLDDLHDFKKEIASARTFVFVREVEPLVKNGLIKGGDLDNAIVIYDQKTSQTELDRLADLLGVPHKHVDDLGYINNKPLEFDNEPARHKLLDILGDIALVGKPIKGRIIATRPGHKINNQFARLIRKEVRRQDIQCPVYNPNKAPIMDINRIRQLLPHRYPFLLVDKIIEMGTRHIVGVKNVSGNEPFFQGHFPAEPIMPGVLLVEAMAQTGGLLVLNTVEDPERYSTYFMKIDNVKFRQKVVPGDTVIFYLSLISEVRRGCAYMKGYAFVGERIVTEAEFMAQIIKNK encoded by the coding sequence ATGAAACAGAAAACCTTAAAAAGCAGTTTCTCGGTTAGCGGGAAAGGATTGCACACCGGATTGGACATCACGGCAACCTTCCTCCCTGCTCCCGAACATCATGGATACAAGATACAACGTATCGATCTCGAAGGTCAACCCATCATCGACGCGTTGGCCGAAAACGTAGTGGAAACCAGTCGGGGTACAGTCATTGCCGAAGGCGATGCCAAAGTGAGCACCATCGAACATGCCATGGCCGCACTCTATGCTGCCGAGATAGACAACTGTCTGATTCAGGTCAATGCGCCCGAATTACCCATACTCGACGGCAGTGCCGCCGTCTATGCCGAAGAGATTGAGCGTTGCGGACTGGTGGAACAGAATGCTGAACGGGAGTATTATCTCATCAAATCGAAAATCGAGTTGCACGACGAGGCTACCGGTTCGTCAATTGTTGTTTTGCCCGACGATGAGTTCAGCATCAACACGCTCATTTCGTTCGATTCGCCCATTCTGAGCAATCAGTTTGCCAGCCTGGACGACTTGCACGACTTCAAAAAAGAGATTGCGAGCGCCCGCACCTTTGTCTTTGTAAGAGAGGTAGAACCGTTGGTAAAAAACGGCCTGATCAAAGGAGGCGACCTCGACAATGCCATCGTCATCTATGACCAAAAGACTTCACAAACCGAGCTCGACCGTCTGGCCGATCTGCTGGGTGTTCCCCACAAACATGTCGACGACCTGGGCTACATCAACAACAAGCCGCTCGAATTCGACAATGAACCTGCCCGCCACAAACTGCTCGATATCCTGGGCGATATTGCATTGGTAGGCAAACCCATCAAAGGTCGCATCATTGCCACGCGTCCAGGACACAAAATCAACAACCAGTTTGCCCGCCTCATTCGCAAGGAGGTGCGCCGCCAGGATATTCAGTGCCCTGTCTACAATCCCAACAAGGCACCGATTATGGACATCAACCGCATTCGCCAGTTGCTTCCTCATCGTTATCCCTTCCTGTTGGTCGACAAGATTATCGAGATGGGAACACGCCATATCGTCGGAGTAAAGAATGTTTCGGGCAACGAACCCTTCTTCCAGGGACACTTCCCTGCCGAGCCCATCATGCCGGGTGTATTGCTGGTTGAAGCCATGGCGCAAACGGGTGGTCTGCTGGTACTGAATACCGTAGAGGATCCCGAGCGCTACTCGACCTATTTCATGAAGATTGACAATGTGAAATTCCGTCAGAAAGTCGTACCGGGCGATACCGTAATCTTCTACCTCTCTCTCATATCGGAGGTTCGTCGGGGCTGTGCCTACATGAAAGGCTATGCTTTTGTGGGTGAGCGTATCGTGACCGAAGCCGAGTTTATGGCACAGATTATTAAAAACAAATAA